From a single Salvelinus fontinalis isolate EN_2023a unplaced genomic scaffold, ASM2944872v1 scaffold_0027, whole genome shotgun sequence genomic region:
- the LOC129842256 gene encoding deoxyribonuclease-1-like yields MKVASFNVRRLGRRKVADKNVLQYLIKIVSRYSVFLILEVVDRTGQAMTTFLKELNDTRANKKHPYTMVKSSRLGRDTYKEQFVFLYREDHVKLTDSYQYKDNQVGDEDAFAREPYILRFTCLHTVLKDLVLIPVHTKPEDSVKELDELYDVVKVVKKKWKTDNIMILGDFNADGSYVTKKGMTKIRIRSDKKFHWVIGDDVDTTANTSNDHTYDRIVMYGDNMLKAMVPNSAKPFNYHKAFDLSEAMALSISDHYPVEVELATAETVPQKKEEKEIEEVESLSVNPTPRKKKRLVRKFKGKSEQA; encoded by the exons ATGAAGGTGGCGTCCTTCAACGTCAGAAGATTGGGCAGAAGGAAAGTGGCTGATAAGAACGTCCTGCAATATCTCATCAAG ATTGTGTCCCGCTACAGTGTCTTCTTGATCCTAGAAGTGGTTGATAGGACTGGCCAGGCCATGACAACGTTCCTTAAAGAGCTGAATGACACAAG GGCCAATAAGAAGCATCCCTACACCATGGTGAAGAGTTCCAGATTGGGGCGCGACACCTACAAGGAACAGTTTGTCTTCCTCTACAG AGAGGACCATGTGAAGCTGACTGACAGCTATCAGTATAAGGACAACCAGGTGGGAGATGAGGACGCCTTCGCTAGAGAGCCCTACATCCTCCGCTTCACCTGTCTCCATACAG TGCTGAAAGACCTCGTGTTGATCCCGGTGCACACAAAGCCCGAAGACTCTGTGAAGGAATTGGATGAGCTGTACGACGTCGTCAAAGTAGTGAAGAAGAAATGGAAGACGGAT AACATCATGATCCTGGGCGATTTCAATGCGGACGGAAGTTATGTCACCAAGAAAGGCATGACAAAAATCCGTATTCGCAGTGACAAGAAGTTCCACTGGGTGATTGGAGATGATGTGGACACCACAGCCAACACAAGCAACGACCACACCTACGACAG GATTGTGATGTACGGGGATAACATGTTGAAGGCGATGGTCCCCAACTCAGCCAAGCCCTTCAACTACCACAAAGCCTTTGACTTATCTGAAGCTATG GCTTTGAGTATCAGTGACCACTACCCTGTAGAGGTGGAGCTGGCGACGGCTGAAACTGTACCACAGAAGAAAGAGGAAAAAGAGATAGAGGAAGTAGAGTCTCTCAGTGTAAACCCAACACCACGGAAGAAGAAAAGACTTGTGAGAAAGTTCAAGGGGAAGTCAGAACAAGCCTAG